The proteins below come from a single Ruegeria sp. SCSIO 43209 genomic window:
- a CDS encoding MATE family efflux transporter, whose amino-acid sequence MEDASAPITHRRVLKIALPIVLSNATVPILGAVDTGVVGQMGQAAPIGAVGMGAVILSAIYWIFGFLRMGTTGLAAQARGAGDTAETGALLMRGLLLGGTAGLVFIVAQVWVFLGAFALSPASAEVESLTRAYLEIRIWGAPATIALYAVTGWLIAVERTRGVFILQIWMNGLNIALDLWFVLGLGWGVEGVAIATLIAEWTGLALGLWLCGDAFGGKQWRDWPRIFDAARLRRMMQVNGDIMVRSVLLTGAFTTFLFVGSDLGDVNLAANQVLLQFLEITAFALDGFAFSAEALVGGAVGARDRRKVRRASVMASQWGVGGAIGLGLVFYLAGPALIDLMSTSPDVRATAREYLIWAALAPVIGVASWMFDGIYIGATWTRDMRNAMIQSVALYVVALFVLVPTMGNHGLWAALMALNIARGLTLGWRYPRLEAQIA is encoded by the coding sequence ATGGAGGACGCCTCAGCGCCCATTACCCATCGGCGCGTTTTGAAAATCGCGTTGCCGATCGTGCTGTCGAACGCGACCGTACCGATCCTCGGGGCAGTGGATACCGGCGTTGTCGGTCAGATGGGGCAGGCCGCCCCCATCGGGGCTGTGGGCATGGGTGCGGTGATCCTGTCTGCGATCTACTGGATTTTCGGCTTTCTGCGGATGGGCACCACCGGGCTGGCGGCACAGGCGCGCGGTGCAGGTGACACTGCAGAAACCGGAGCGTTGCTCATGCGAGGCTTGCTGCTGGGCGGAACAGCAGGATTGGTCTTCATTGTCGCGCAGGTTTGGGTATTCCTTGGAGCTTTTGCACTGTCGCCCGCCAGCGCCGAAGTCGAGTCTCTGACGCGCGCCTATCTGGAGATTCGCATCTGGGGCGCTCCGGCCACGATTGCCCTTTATGCGGTGACAGGCTGGCTGATCGCAGTCGAACGCACGCGAGGTGTATTCATCCTGCAGATATGGATGAATGGGCTGAATATAGCGCTGGATCTATGGTTTGTGCTTGGCCTGGGCTGGGGTGTCGAGGGCGTTGCCATCGCGACACTGATTGCCGAGTGGACGGGTCTTGCCCTGGGTTTGTGGCTTTGTGGTGATGCGTTTGGCGGCAAGCAATGGCGGGATTGGCCGCGTATTTTTGATGCCGCACGGCTGCGCCGGATGATGCAGGTGAATGGCGATATCATGGTGCGCTCGGTTCTGTTGACCGGAGCATTCACCACGTTTTTGTTTGTCGGTTCCGATCTGGGCGACGTGAATTTGGCGGCCAATCAGGTGTTATTGCAGTTTCTCGAAATCACCGCATTCGCTTTGGACGGATTTGCTTTCTCGGCTGAAGCTCTTGTCGGAGGAGCCGTCGGTGCTCGCGACCGCCGGAAGGTCCGGCGCGCGTCGGTCATGGCTTCGCAATGGGGCGTTGGCGGGGCCATCGGGCTTGGGCTGGTGTTTTACCTGGCAGGGCCCGCGCTGATCGATCTGATGTCGACATCGCCTGATGTTCGGGCGACGGCACGCGAATATCTGATCTGGGCCGCTCTGGCACCGGTCATCGGAGTGGCAAGCTGGATGTTCGACGGCATCTATATCGGGGCCACCTGGACCCGCGATATGCGTAATGCGATGATCCAGTCAGTCGCGCTGTACGTGGTTGCGTTGTTCGTGCTGGTGCCGACGATGGGCAATCATGGTCTTTGGGCCGCGCTGATGGCGTTGAACATCGCACGGGGCCTTACGCTTGGTTGGCGCTATCCGCGACTTGAGGCACAGATCGCCTAA
- a CDS encoding PaaI family thioesterase encodes MARPRPEPMQVVKQRRDAALTALVEGVPYIRFLNITFDRRGDELTGVLNFDEKLIGNPFLPAIHGGVTAAFLEVTAVITLSWEHMFPRIESGEIGAEDILTDVNIRFPKTIDFTVDYLRSGLPRDAYARAFINRSGRRYASVRVEAWQDNHAKLFAQGTGHFLMPQSPTSKD; translated from the coding sequence ATGGCAAGACCTCGCCCAGAACCTATGCAGGTGGTCAAGCAACGCCGTGATGCCGCATTGACCGCGCTGGTCGAAGGTGTGCCGTATATTCGGTTCCTTAATATAACATTCGACCGGCGGGGGGACGAACTGACAGGCGTTCTGAATTTCGATGAGAAGTTGATCGGTAATCCTTTTCTACCCGCTATCCACGGTGGGGTGACAGCGGCGTTTCTGGAAGTCACTGCCGTAATCACGCTGAGTTGGGAACATATGTTTCCCAGGATTGAAAGCGGTGAGATCGGTGCGGAGGACATCCTGACTGACGTGAATATCCGCTTTCCCAAAACCATCGACTTCACGGTCGACTACCTGCGGTCTGGCCTGCCGCGAGACGCCTATGCGCGCGCTTTCATCAATCGCTCGGGTCGACGTTATGCCTCTGTCCGGGTCGAAGCCTGGCAAGACAATCACGCCAAACTCTTTGCGCAAGGTACGGGGCACTTCCTGATGCCGCAATCTCCGACATCGAAAGACTAA
- a CDS encoding PaaI family thioesterase, whose translation MADKTVLARQFIEAIPHAKALGLDLTHIGEGEAEISMPYNEQLIGDPRTGVIHGGAVSAMLDTCCGAAVMSHPSAPGGTATIDLRIDYMRAATPGQSIRTRATCYHITRNVAFVRATATDDDSDRPVATASGAFTVEGR comes from the coding sequence ATGGCCGATAAGACAGTTTTAGCGCGCCAGTTCATCGAGGCGATTCCGCACGCCAAGGCCTTGGGGCTTGATCTGACCCACATCGGAGAGGGCGAGGCTGAAATCTCGATGCCCTATAACGAGCAACTGATCGGCGATCCTCGGACTGGCGTGATCCATGGCGGGGCTGTGTCGGCCATGCTGGATACCTGTTGCGGTGCCGCAGTGATGAGCCACCCCTCAGCCCCGGGAGGAACCGCCACCATCGATCTGCGTATTGATTACATGCGGGCCGCAACGCCGGGTCAAAGTATCCGGACCCGCGCGACCTGCTATCACATCACGCGCAACGTGGCTTTTGTGCGGGCGACGGCGACGGATGATGACAGCGACCGTCCCGTTGCCACCGCTTCAGGTGCCTTCACCGTGGAGGGTCGCTAA
- a CDS encoding MerR family DNA-binding transcriptional regulator translates to MSDTRLSFKEMCAEFDVTPRTLRYYEYIELLQPDREGRSRFYGPRECARMKLIMRGRKFGFPLEEIRQWLLIYEDQGNQAQMATFIEMADRQMEELRQQRAQLDEAMDALQQLRDQTVGLLK, encoded by the coding sequence ATGTCCGACACCCGTTTGTCATTCAAAGAAATGTGCGCCGAGTTCGACGTGACCCCACGCACCCTGCGCTATTACGAATACATCGAATTGCTGCAGCCTGACCGTGAAGGCAGGTCGCGGTTTTACGGGCCTCGTGAATGCGCCCGGATGAAACTGATCATGCGTGGTCGAAAGTTTGGATTTCCTTTGGAAGAGATTCGTCAGTGGCTGCTGATCTACGAAGATCAGGGCAATCAGGCGCAGATGGCGACCTTTATCGAGATGGCCGATCGTCAAATGGAAGAGCTGCGCCAGCAGCGCGCGCAGTTGGATGAAGCAATGGATGCGCTTCAGCAATTGCGCGATCAGACCGTCGGCCTGCTGAAATAG
- a CDS encoding MerR family DNA-binding transcriptional regulator — protein sequence MTEDLLTIREMCETYDVTPRTLRFYEAKELLFPIREGQKRLFTKRDRARLKLILRGKRFGFSLEEIRQLLDLYHVGDQQLTQMSRTYEIACERLADMESRREELTQAIDELKEQLRWGEKVIASMKQEKKAAE from the coding sequence ATGACCGAAGATCTGCTGACCATCCGCGAAATGTGCGAGACCTATGATGTCACGCCCCGCACATTGCGGTTCTACGAGGCCAAAGAGCTTTTGTTTCCGATCCGCGAGGGCCAAAAGCGCTTGTTCACCAAACGGGATCGTGCACGCCTGAAACTGATCCTGCGCGGCAAGCGCTTTGGCTTCAGCCTCGAAGAGATCCGCCAGCTTCTGGACCTGTACCACGTGGGTGACCAGCAGCTGACCCAGATGTCCCGCACTTATGAAATCGCGTGCGAGCGCCTTGCTGACATGGAATCGCGCCGCGAAGAGCTGACGCAGGCCATTGACGAACTAAAAGAGCAGTTGCGCTGGGGCGAAAAGGTTATCGCCTCGATGAAACAGGAAAAGAAGGCCGCCGAATAA
- a CDS encoding acyl-CoA dehydrogenase C-terminal domain-containing protein, translated as MPVYNAPTKDTQFILHDVLKVSQSDIPGYDELEAEFTGAVLEEAGKVATNVLHPLNVVGDIEGCRLENGIVYTPTGFKDAFEQMKEGGWTGLDMPEEYGGQNMPYVMGTAVGEMFSGANQAFVMYQGLTHGAASAILAHGSDEQKNTYLPNMVSCEWTGTMNLTEPHCGTDLGLMRTKAEPQGDGSYKISGQKIFISAGDHDMADNIIHLVLAKIPGGPEGIKGVSLFIVPKFIVNEDGTPGERNGVSVGKIEEKMGIHGNSTCVMNYDEATGWLLGDEHKGMRAMFTMMNEARLGVGMQGLSQAEAAYQNAVEYAKDRLQGRDVTGVKNPDGPADPLIVHPDIRRNLMDQKSFTEGARAFILWGATMIDKAHRSGDKDADGLISLLTPVIKGFLTDEGYDMTVQAQQVYGGHGYIEEWGMSQYTRDARIAMIYEGANGVQALDLVGRKLAQDGGKHVMAFFEMVKTFCKENAGKDEAYNKAFIEPLKAASKDLQAAGMYFMQEGMKNPNNALSGSYDFMHMFGHVCLGLMWAQMAKAAREALDGGASDKEFYETKINTGRFYMARRLPATAMHLARIQTGADTVMALDAANF; from the coding sequence ATGCCCGTCTATAACGCGCCAACCAAAGATACGCAGTTCATCCTGCACGATGTTCTGAAAGTCTCGCAGTCGGATATCCCCGGCTATGATGAACTGGAGGCCGAGTTTACCGGCGCGGTTCTGGAAGAAGCGGGCAAAGTTGCCACCAATGTGTTGCACCCGCTGAACGTGGTTGGGGACATCGAAGGGTGCCGGTTGGAAAACGGGATTGTGTACACCCCAACAGGTTTCAAAGATGCCTTCGAGCAGATGAAAGAAGGCGGCTGGACTGGCCTCGACATGCCGGAAGAGTATGGCGGCCAGAACATGCCTTATGTGATGGGTACTGCGGTGGGCGAAATGTTCTCGGGCGCGAACCAGGCGTTTGTGATGTATCAGGGCCTGACCCACGGCGCAGCCTCGGCAATCCTCGCGCATGGTTCGGATGAGCAAAAGAACACGTACCTGCCCAACATGGTCAGCTGCGAATGGACCGGCACCATGAACCTGACCGAACCGCATTGCGGTACCGATCTGGGCCTGATGCGCACCAAGGCGGAACCTCAGGGCGACGGTAGCTACAAGATTTCCGGTCAGAAAATCTTTATCTCGGCGGGCGATCACGACATGGCCGACAACATCATTCACCTGGTGCTGGCCAAAATTCCAGGCGGACCCGAGGGCATCAAAGGTGTGTCGCTGTTTATTGTCCCGAAGTTTATCGTGAACGAAGACGGTACTCCTGGCGAGCGTAATGGTGTTTCGGTCGGCAAGATCGAGGAAAAGATGGGCATCCACGGCAATTCGACCTGCGTCATGAACTATGACGAGGCCACCGGCTGGCTGCTGGGCGACGAACACAAAGGCATGCGCGCCATGTTCACGATGATGAACGAAGCGCGTCTGGGTGTGGGCATGCAAGGACTGTCTCAGGCCGAGGCAGCGTATCAAAACGCCGTCGAATACGCCAAAGACCGCCTGCAGGGCCGCGACGTAACAGGTGTGAAGAACCCGGACGGCCCCGCCGATCCGCTGATCGTACACCCCGACATTCGCCGCAACCTGATGGATCAGAAAAGCTTCACCGAGGGCGCACGCGCATTCATCCTGTGGGGCGCAACCATGATCGACAAGGCGCACCGCTCGGGTGACAAGGATGCGGACGGGCTGATCTCGCTGCTGACACCGGTCATCAAGGGCTTCCTGACGGATGAAGGCTACGACATGACCGTTCAGGCGCAGCAGGTCTATGGCGGCCATGGCTACATCGAAGAATGGGGCATGTCGCAATACACCCGCGACGCCCGCATCGCGATGATCTACGAAGGGGCAAACGGCGTTCAGGCGTTGGATCTTGTCGGCCGGAAGCTGGCGCAGGATGGCGGCAAGCATGTCATGGCGTTCTTTGAGATGGTTAAAACCTTCTGCAAGGAAAATGCCGGCAAGGATGAAGCTTATAACAAAGCGTTCATCGAACCGCTGAAGGCCGCGTCCAAGGACCTGCAAGCCGCTGGCATGTATTTCATGCAGGAAGGCATGAAGAACCCTAACAACGCGCTGTCCGGTTCGTATGACTTCATGCACATGTTTGGTCATGTTTGCCTGGGCCTGATGTGGGCTCAGATGGCGAAAGCCGCTCGCGAAGCGCTGGATGGTGGCGCCTCGGACAAAGAGTTCTACGAGACCAAGATCAATACCGGTCGCTTCTACATGGCCCGTCGCTTGCCCGCGACAGCCATGCATTTGGCGCGCATCCAAACCGGAGCGGACACGGTAATGGCGCTGGACGCAGCGAACTTCTGA
- a CDS encoding glutathione S-transferase family protein, translated as MTIKLHCFGESGNSYKAALALEMSGLEWEAVFVDFFNGATRTPEFRAEVNEMGEAPVLVDGDFRTSQSGAIQAYVTEKSGKFGGKDRDENYDIFRWVLWDNHKLSSMAGLTRFLINFLPEQHRNPDVIAFNQGRLKAAYQTLNAHLDGRDWIVGDRVTNADISCCGYLYYPEPFGFDRADWPNIDAWLTRLSEQPGWKHPYDLMPGNPSDRA; from the coding sequence ATGACCATCAAACTGCATTGCTTCGGTGAAAGCGGAAACAGCTACAAAGCCGCTCTGGCGCTTGAGATGTCGGGTCTGGAGTGGGAGGCGGTCTTTGTCGACTTTTTCAACGGCGCAACGCGCACCCCTGAATTCCGGGCCGAAGTGAACGAAATGGGCGAAGCACCCGTACTGGTCGATGGCGATTTTCGCACCAGTCAGTCTGGCGCAATTCAGGCCTATGTCACCGAGAAGTCCGGCAAATTCGGCGGCAAGGATCGTGATGAGAACTATGACATCTTCCGCTGGGTTCTATGGGACAATCACAAGCTTAGCTCGATGGCCGGACTGACCCGATTTCTGATCAACTTCCTGCCGGAACAGCACCGCAACCCGGATGTGATTGCGTTCAATCAAGGCCGGTTGAAAGCAGCCTATCAGACGCTGAACGCTCATCTTGATGGCCGTGATTGGATCGTTGGCGACAGGGTAACAAATGCTGATATCAGCTGCTGTGGCTATCTCTATTACCCAGAACCATTCGGCTTTGATCGCGCCGACTGGCCCAACATTGACGCCTGGCTGACGCGTCTCAGCGAACAGCCCGGCTGGAAACACCCCTATGACCTGATGCCCGGCAACCCGTCGGATCGAGCTTAA
- a CDS encoding acetyl-CoA C-acetyltransferase, protein MTEAYIYDALRTPRGKGRKDGSLHEVTSVRLSALTLNAMKERNNLEGHAVEDVIWGNVTQVMEQGGCLARSAVLASDLDESIPGLAINRFCASGMEAVNLAANQVKGGAGEAYIAGGVEMMGRVAMGSDGAAIAVDPSLAMETYFVPQGISADIIATEYGFSRDDADALAVESQKRAAAAWEDNRFEKSVITIKDQNGLTILDRDEYMRPGTDMQSLGALNPSFQMMGEQMPGFDKVAMIKYPHLERINHIHHAGNSSGIVDGAAAVLIGNKEFGEKYGLKPRARIKATAKIGTDPTIMLTGPVPVTEKILADNGMKIGDLDLFEVNEAFASVVLRFQQAFDVDPALVNVNGGSIAMGHPLGATGAMIIGTLLDELERQDKETGLATLCIASGMGAATIIERV, encoded by the coding sequence ATGACAGAAGCCTATATCTATGACGCCTTGCGCACGCCGCGCGGCAAGGGCCGCAAGGATGGCAGCCTGCACGAAGTAACGTCGGTGCGCCTGTCCGCACTGACCCTCAACGCGATGAAAGAACGCAACAATCTGGAAGGCCACGCCGTTGAAGACGTGATCTGGGGAAACGTCACACAAGTGATGGAGCAAGGCGGCTGTCTGGCACGCTCGGCGGTACTGGCCTCGGATCTGGATGAATCGATTCCCGGTCTTGCGATCAACCGGTTTTGTGCCTCGGGTATGGAAGCGGTAAATCTAGCGGCTAACCAGGTGAAGGGCGGCGCGGGTGAAGCCTATATCGCTGGTGGCGTGGAGATGATGGGTCGCGTGGCCATGGGCAGCGACGGTGCGGCAATTGCGGTTGATCCCTCGCTGGCGATGGAGACCTATTTTGTGCCGCAGGGTATCTCGGCAGATATTATCGCGACCGAATATGGTTTCAGCCGCGATGACGCGGATGCGCTGGCCGTTGAATCTCAGAAACGCGCTGCAGCGGCGTGGGAGGACAACCGGTTCGAGAAATCGGTCATCACAATCAAAGATCAGAACGGCCTGACCATTCTGGACCGCGACGAATATATGCGCCCCGGAACAGATATGCAGAGCCTTGGCGCGCTGAACCCGTCATTCCAGATGATGGGTGAACAGATGCCGGGGTTCGACAAGGTGGCGATGATCAAATACCCGCATCTTGAGCGGATCAACCACATCCACCACGCGGGCAACAGCTCGGGCATCGTGGACGGGGCGGCGGCTGTTCTGATCGGCAACAAGGAGTTTGGTGAGAAATACGGCCTGAAGCCGCGCGCCCGTATCAAGGCGACTGCCAAGATCGGCACCGACCCGACCATCATGCTGACCGGCCCGGTTCCGGTGACCGAGAAGATCCTGGCCGATAACGGCATGAAGATCGGCGATTTGGACTTGTTTGAAGTAAACGAAGCCTTCGCCTCGGTCGTGCTGCGCTTCCAGCAGGCGTTCGACGTCGATCCGGCGCTGGTGAACGTGAACGGCGGCTCGATCGCGATGGGTCACCCGCTGGGTGCAACCGGCGCGATGATTATCGGTACGCTGCTGGATGAGCTTGAGCGTCAGGACAAGGAAACCGGTCTGGCCACACTCTGCATCGCATCCGGTATGGGCGCGGCAACAATTATCGAGCGCGTCTGA